The Mesobacillus jeotgali genome window below encodes:
- a CDS encoding glutaredoxin family protein: MNDIIVYTQNDCPPCQIIKLFLKEFGFSYTEKNITLDDKSKQELTQNYNSYSTPTIVIGEEVITGFDLERLKKVLDIRE, translated from the coding sequence ATGAACGACATCATCGTATATACCCAGAACGACTGCCCTCCTTGCCAGATCATAAAATTGTTCTTAAAGGAATTCGGTTTTTCGTACACAGAGAAAAATATCACCCTTGATGACAAAAGCAAGCAGGAGCTCACACAAAATTACAACTCCTATTCCACACCAACCATTGTGATTGGGGAAGAAGTAATCACAGGGTTTGATCTTGAGAGACTGAAAAAAGTATTGGATATCCGGGAATAA
- a CDS encoding MBL fold metallo-hydrolase, with protein MKKPVQLTENVFLIDDFDLSMPERTGTYVLTEDKVTLIETSASPSIPHILEGLRALGISPSEISYIIVTHIHLDHAGGAGVMLQHCPNAKVIVHPKGARHLADPSRLIMGAKAVYGEKFSELFDPIIAIPEDRLIIKGDGETLKLSEKLTLKFLDTPGHANHHFSIYHPLTDGIFSGDTAGIFYPQLDREGIEFYLPTTSPNQFDPEKMLQSISTFKALEIERIYFGHYGMSENPIEAFRQVESWLEVFIEEAKHVSQEEKNPQKQVEQITQRLYDKIKAHLTKRGLADKHPIYELLYLDVNVSAMGLAHYLTKNAGGTK; from the coding sequence TTGAAAAAACCAGTGCAGTTAACAGAAAATGTCTTTCTAATCGATGATTTTGACCTAAGTATGCCAGAACGCACCGGTACATATGTTTTAACAGAGGATAAGGTGACGCTTATCGAAACTTCAGCAAGCCCGTCCATTCCCCATATCCTTGAAGGCTTACGAGCACTAGGAATATCACCTAGTGAGATTTCATACATCATCGTGACACATATACACCTCGACCATGCAGGCGGTGCAGGCGTGATGCTTCAGCATTGCCCGAACGCGAAGGTAATCGTACATCCCAAGGGTGCAAGGCATTTGGCTGATCCTTCAAGACTGATTATGGGAGCTAAAGCTGTTTATGGGGAAAAGTTTTCGGAACTTTTTGATCCAATCATTGCCATTCCGGAAGATCGCCTGATTATTAAAGGTGATGGTGAAACTCTAAAACTAAGCGAAAAGCTTACCCTGAAGTTCTTGGATACTCCAGGCCATGCCAACCACCACTTCAGTATCTATCATCCGCTTACTGACGGAATCTTCTCTGGTGACACCGCCGGTATTTTCTACCCGCAGCTTGACCGCGAAGGCATTGAATTCTACCTGCCTACGACTTCGCCTAACCAGTTCGATCCTGAAAAGATGCTGCAATCCATCAGCACTTTTAAAGCACTCGAAATAGAAAGGATTTATTTCGGACATTATGGAATGTCCGAAAATCCAATTGAAGCATTCAGGCAAGTAGAGAGTTGGCTTGAAGTTTTCATTGAAGAAGCAAAACATGTTTCCCAGGAAGAAAAGAATCCGCAAAAACAAGTTGAGCAGATTACACAGAGGCTTTATGATAAAATAAAAGCCCACTTGACCAAGCGAGGACTGGCTGACAAGCACCCTATCTATGAACTGCTATATCTTGATGTCAATGTCAGCGCCATGGGGCTTGCTCATTATTTGACTAAAAACGCCGGAGGAACCAAATAA
- a CDS encoding YkuJ family protein, whose amino-acid sequence MSQLQGIITRLKNLQEQSNGGEPAQRFFEVNGERKCQVTYHPKTETYELEIYNDKEKPKKYQFDNIDMITIEIFDLIQ is encoded by the coding sequence ATGTCACAGCTTCAGGGAATAATCACTCGTTTGAAGAATTTGCAAGAGCAGTCCAATGGAGGAGAACCTGCTCAACGCTTTTTTGAAGTGAATGGTGAGCGTAAATGCCAGGTTACATACCATCCAAAAACGGAAACATACGAATTGGAAATATACAATGACAAGGAAAAGCCTAAGAAATATCAATTCGACAACATTGATATGATTACGATCGAAATCTTTGATCTCATTCAGTAA
- the cbpB gene encoding cyclic-di-AMP-binding protein CbpB, producing MISLYSGEFLEVSIKDLMIPSERVAHVQVGNSLEHALLVLTKSGYTAIPVLDPHYRLMGLISTPIIMDSILGLERIEFEQLERKRVEEAMNTKIPRINIHSTLISSLDLLVDHPFLCIEDDSGIFEGILTRRTVLLKLSKQVKRYNKK from the coding sequence ATGATTAGTCTTTACAGCGGTGAGTTTTTGGAAGTGTCAATTAAAGACCTGATGATTCCTTCTGAACGCGTAGCACATGTCCAAGTTGGCAATAGCCTGGAGCATGCACTGCTTGTTCTAACGAAAAGCGGGTACACTGCGATTCCCGTTCTTGATCCTCATTATCGTCTAATGGGTTTAATCAGTACACCGATCATAATGGATTCCATCCTCGGCCTCGAAAGAATCGAGTTTGAACAGCTTGAGAGGAAGCGAGTAGAAGAAGCCATGAACACGAAAATACCCAGAATCAACATCCACTCAACCCTTATATCCTCATTAGACCTTCTTGTTGATCACCCCTTTCTCTGCATAGAAGATGACTCTGGTATATTTGAGGGTATCCTGACAAGGCGGACCGTATTGCTGAAATTGAGCAAACAAGTTAAAAGGTATAATAAGAAATAG
- a CDS encoding MDR family MFS transporter — MGQAEQKMNKKETKRSFVLATVMLAMFMGAVEGTIVSTAMPAIVGDLGGFALYSWVFSAYLLMNAVTVLIYGKLSDLFGRKPILTFGIIIFLIGSILSGTAETMEMLILYRFIQGFGAGAVMPIATTIVGDIYSREERAKVQGYLSSVWGISAVSGPALGGLLVEYASWRYVFWINVPLGILAIAGLWLYLHEDIEKKKHKIDYPGAILLTVAISSLMIVLVEAGANWPWTSPKTLGLITLSVLTLILFILQERRAEEPMMPFNIWRERSIFIANMTSLTTGVMLIGISSFLPAFVQGVMERSPIVAGFTLTAMSIGWPIASAASGRLLLSIGYRKTSLFGGAALILGSILFVTLKPEAGPLWAAAGSFFVGVGMGLTSTAFIVSIQSTVAWQQRGIATAANMFMRNLGNTVGAALLGGVLNSSILSYMKSNGAQGQDLSIDAANVLLNESERMKLTVEFKTILQDALTTALHSVYIVVFIFAIVSLLFILFLPKKEETAE; from the coding sequence ATGGGACAAGCTGAACAAAAAATGAACAAGAAGGAAACGAAACGCTCTTTTGTACTGGCAACAGTCATGCTTGCCATGTTTATGGGAGCGGTTGAAGGCACGATAGTTTCTACCGCCATGCCGGCAATTGTCGGTGACCTCGGCGGTTTTGCCTTATATAGCTGGGTTTTCTCTGCTTATTTGCTGATGAATGCCGTTACTGTCCTTATATATGGGAAATTATCGGACTTATTTGGAAGGAAACCAATTTTAACTTTTGGGATTATCATTTTTTTGATCGGTTCGATTTTATCCGGAACGGCAGAAACGATGGAAATGCTGATCCTCTACCGGTTCATACAGGGTTTTGGAGCAGGTGCAGTCATGCCGATCGCTACTACCATAGTAGGGGACATCTATTCCAGGGAAGAGCGTGCGAAGGTACAGGGGTATCTCTCCAGTGTATGGGGCATATCAGCTGTATCGGGACCAGCGCTTGGGGGCTTGCTGGTGGAATATGCAAGCTGGCGGTATGTCTTCTGGATCAATGTCCCACTTGGAATCCTGGCAATCGCAGGCCTCTGGCTTTACCTGCATGAAGATATTGAGAAAAAGAAGCATAAGATCGATTATCCAGGAGCAATTCTCCTTACAGTAGCCATAAGTTCGCTGATGATTGTCCTGGTTGAAGCGGGTGCGAATTGGCCGTGGACATCACCTAAAACTTTAGGCCTGATCACACTTAGCGTGCTGACCTTGATCCTCTTTATCCTTCAAGAGAGAAGGGCAGAAGAACCGATGATGCCATTTAATATTTGGCGGGAACGTTCGATATTCATTGCCAACATGACTTCCTTGACAACGGGTGTCATGCTGATTGGTATTTCAAGCTTTTTGCCAGCTTTTGTACAGGGAGTCATGGAGAGGTCACCGATTGTGGCTGGATTCACCTTGACAGCCATGTCAATAGGATGGCCGATTGCATCTGCTGCCAGCGGGCGTTTGCTCTTGAGTATCGGCTACCGCAAGACATCCTTATTTGGCGGTGCAGCATTGATACTCGGAAGTATTTTGTTTGTGACCCTGAAACCTGAAGCTGGACCTTTGTGGGCAGCAGCAGGGTCGTTTTTCGTTGGTGTCGGGATGGGTCTTACTAGTACGGCATTCATTGTTTCCATCCAAAGCACTGTTGCCTGGCAGCAAAGAGGGATTGCGACCGCAGCCAATATGTTCATGAGGAACCTTGGAAATACAGTGGGAGCTGCCTTACTTGGAGGGGTATTGAATAGCAGTATCTTGAGCTACATGAAAAGCAATGGAGCCCAAGGTCAGGATCTCTCGATAGATGCAGCGAATGTCCTGCTCAATGAATCAGAGCGGATGAAACTTACGGTGGAATTTAAGACAATTCTTCAGGATGCACTGACGACTGCACTTCATTCGGTTTACATTGTCGTTTTCATTTTTGCTATCGTCAGTTTGCTGTTCATCCTATTCTTACCCAAAAAAGAAGAAACTGCAGAGTGA
- a CDS encoding LysR family transcriptional regulator, with amino-acid sequence MSSISEFHLLSVLAQEMNMRKAAERLFVSQPALSQRLQSIEKDWGTKLFLRSQKGLTLTPAGEVVIQFVNDTIAREEKARESIHAFNSEVYGTLKIAVASIVGQNWLPQVLKKYVNRYPQAKISLVTGWSSEISKALYEDQVHIGIIRGTPDWKGVKIHLFKDSLYLVDTEITSPEQVLDTDRPFIQFKSDSNYYQEIQDWWLRQFQTAPKRTIIVDQIETCKQMTFNGIGYAILPAITLNGAEKDIFKVPLHDENNEPLGRDTWLLGYESAFRLKQVQAFIDIVKEHIVETNESDK; translated from the coding sequence ATGTCATCAATTTCCGAATTCCACCTATTGTCTGTGCTAGCGCAGGAAATGAATATGCGTAAGGCAGCGGAGAGGTTATTTGTTTCACAGCCTGCTTTATCCCAAAGACTGCAATCGATTGAGAAGGATTGGGGGACAAAATTGTTCCTCCGCTCCCAGAAAGGGCTGACATTGACTCCTGCGGGAGAAGTCGTCATCCAATTTGTCAACGACACCATTGCCAGGGAAGAAAAAGCCAGGGAATCCATCCATGCATTTAATTCGGAGGTGTATGGAACCCTTAAAATAGCTGTAGCATCTATTGTTGGACAGAATTGGCTGCCCCAGGTCTTAAAGAAATACGTTAACCGTTATCCCCAGGCGAAAATATCACTTGTGACTGGCTGGAGCAGTGAAATATCAAAGGCATTATATGAAGATCAGGTGCACATAGGGATCATCAGGGGCACACCAGATTGGAAGGGTGTCAAAATCCACTTATTCAAGGACAGTCTTTATTTAGTTGATACAGAAATAACGAGTCCTGAACAAGTATTGGATACAGACAGGCCATTTATCCAGTTTAAAAGTGATTCGAATTATTATCAGGAAATACAGGATTGGTGGTTGAGGCAATTCCAGACAGCGCCGAAAAGAACAATCATTGTTGACCAGATTGAAACCTGTAAACAAATGACCTTCAACGGCATTGGCTACGCAATTCTTCCGGCAATAACCCTGAACGGGGCGGAAAAAGACATCTTTAAAGTTCCGCTTCATGACGAAAACAATGAACCTTTGGGAAGGGATACCTGGCTTCTGGGGTATGAATCTGCCTTCCGTTTGAAGCAAGTCCAGGCTTTCATTGATATCGTCAAAGAACATATAGTTGAAACGAACGAATCCGATAAATAG
- the dapD gene encoding 2,3,4,5-tetrahydropyridine-2,6-dicarboxylate N-acetyltransferase — protein sequence MKMMDANEIISFIQNSKKATPVKVYIKGDLEGIDFGENAKTFITGNTGVIFGEWAEINPAIEANQAKIEDYVIENDRRNSAIPLLDMKNIKARIEPGAIIRDQVEIGDNAVIMMGASINIGAVVGEGTMIDMNVVLGGRATVGKNCHIGAGSVLAGVIEPPSAKPVVVEDDVVIGANAVVLEGVTVGKGAVVAAGAIVIDDVPPYTVVAGTPARVIKEIDEKTKSKTEIKQELRQL from the coding sequence ATGAAGATGATGGATGCAAACGAAATTATTTCGTTTATTCAAAATAGCAAAAAAGCAACTCCAGTAAAGGTATATATTAAAGGTGATCTTGAAGGAATCGACTTTGGCGAGAATGCCAAGACATTCATCACAGGCAACACTGGCGTTATTTTCGGTGAGTGGGCTGAAATCAACCCGGCAATCGAAGCTAACCAGGCTAAAATTGAAGATTATGTCATTGAAAATGACCGCAGGAATTCAGCCATTCCATTGTTGGACATGAAAAATATCAAGGCACGTATTGAACCAGGTGCCATCATCAGGGACCAGGTTGAAATCGGAGACAATGCAGTTATCATGATGGGTGCATCCATTAATATTGGTGCTGTTGTAGGCGAGGGCACGATGATCGACATGAATGTTGTCCTTGGCGGACGTGCAACTGTCGGCAAGAATTGCCACATCGGTGCTGGCTCTGTGCTTGCTGGTGTCATTGAGCCACCTTCAGCTAAGCCAGTTGTTGTTGAAGATGATGTAGTCATCGGTGCAAATGCTGTTGTCCTTGAGGGCGTAACAGTAGGTAAGGGTGCTGTAGTCGCTGCGGGAGCAATTGTAATCGACGATGTGCCTCCTTACACAGTTGTAGCTGGAACACCAGCACGCGTCATCAAGGAAATCGATGAGAAAACGAAATCAAAAACTGAAATCAAGCAAGAGCTTCGCCAGCTTTAA
- a CDS encoding N-acetyldiaminopimelate deacetylase, which yields MDFNTFIKIRRDLHQIPELGFKEFKTQAYLLEYLSRLPQDTLEIKTWKTGIFVRVKGMNPKKTIGYRADIDGLPITEATGLEFKSLHDGQMHACGHDFHMTIALGLISYFVAHPIDDHLLFIFQPAEEGPGGAEPMLKTEVMQEWKPDMIIALHIAPEYPVGTIATREGLLFANTSELFIDLEGKGGHAAYPHQTNDMVVAACALVNQLQSVISRNVDPLDSAVITIGKITGGTVQNIIAETARLEGTIRTLSVESMARVKERIEALVKGVEVGYQCRTSIDYGAMYHQVYNNEELARDFIAFAEEKENIDVIVCKEAMTGEDFGYMLKEIPGFMFWLGVNSDHGLHHAKLDPDEDAIKTAVDLLTTYIKYKSK from the coding sequence ATGGATTTTAATACTTTCATTAAAATTAGAAGAGATTTGCATCAAATTCCTGAATTGGGTTTCAAGGAGTTCAAAACTCAGGCTTATCTCCTTGAATACTTAAGCAGACTTCCCCAGGACACCCTGGAAATTAAGACATGGAAGACCGGGATTTTTGTAAGGGTTAAGGGAATGAACCCCAAAAAAACGATTGGTTATAGAGCAGATATCGACGGACTTCCGATCACAGAAGCAACCGGTTTGGAATTCAAGTCCCTTCACGATGGGCAAATGCATGCATGCGGCCATGACTTTCATATGACCATAGCTCTTGGGTTGATTTCCTATTTCGTTGCTCATCCGATTGATGACCATTTGCTGTTCATCTTCCAGCCTGCGGAGGAAGGGCCCGGTGGTGCCGAGCCAATGCTTAAGACTGAGGTCATGCAGGAATGGAAGCCAGATATGATCATTGCCTTGCATATTGCTCCTGAATACCCGGTAGGAACGATTGCAACACGAGAAGGCCTGCTTTTCGCCAATACATCCGAGTTGTTCATTGATCTTGAAGGAAAAGGCGGGCATGCGGCATATCCGCACCAGACTAATGATATGGTCGTCGCAGCATGTGCTCTTGTGAATCAGCTTCAGTCTGTTATTTCTAGAAACGTTGATCCACTCGACAGTGCTGTCATTACGATTGGCAAGATCACTGGAGGCACCGTGCAAAACATCATCGCAGAAACAGCAAGGCTTGAAGGAACGATTCGCACCCTGTCTGTTGAATCCATGGCTAGAGTGAAGGAAAGAATTGAGGCACTGGTCAAGGGAGTTGAGGTCGGCTATCAATGCAGGACGTCGATCGACTATGGAGCCATGTACCATCAAGTCTATAATAATGAAGAACTGGCACGTGACTTTATCGCATTTGCTGAGGAAAAAGAGAATATCGACGTGATTGTTTGTAAAGAAGCAATGACGGGAGAAGACTTTGGCTATATGCTTAAAGAAATTCCTGGCTTCATGTTCTGGCTCGGCGTTAATTCAGACCATGGACTTCATCATGCAAAGCTGGATCCGGATGAGGATGCTATTAAGACGGCAGTTGACCTTCTTACTACTTATATTAAGTATAAAAGTAAATAG
- a CDS encoding redoxin domain-containing protein translates to MRLRQPMPEISGATQWLNGEYTRGQLVGEKPTLIHFWSISCHLCKVAMPSVNELRDNYKDKLNVMSVHMPRSEKDKNIDEIQQVAEEHQITQPIFVDDELKLTGSFENQYVPAYYLFDRSGQLRHFQAGGSGLKMLEKRVIRVLEETEKEE, encoded by the coding sequence ATGAGATTGCGCCAGCCTATGCCTGAAATTTCCGGAGCCACTCAATGGCTCAATGGCGAGTATACTAGAGGACAGCTGGTTGGTGAAAAACCGACATTGATCCATTTTTGGTCAATCAGCTGTCATCTATGCAAGGTAGCGATGCCATCAGTGAATGAACTTCGTGACAATTATAAAGACAAATTGAATGTGATGTCTGTCCATATGCCCAGGTCAGAAAAAGACAAGAATATCGATGAAATCCAACAGGTCGCAGAAGAACATCAGATTACCCAGCCAATCTTCGTTGATGATGAACTTAAATTAACTGGATCCTTTGAAAACCAATATGTCCCTGCCTACTATCTCTTTGACAGAAGCGGTCAATTGAGGCATTTCCAGGCAGGCGGCAGTGGGCTGAAGATGCTTGAAAAGCGTGTGATCCGAGTCCTCGAAGAAACGGAAAAAGAAGAATAG